The genomic DNA TTGCGGGGTCTTTAGCCAAGGCCCCGGCGGGGTGCAAGAGGTGAACGCGAAAATCCTGCGCCTGCCATTGAAACCCGCGCGCAGCCTGCGCATAAACGTCTGGTCGCGCAACAAGACCGGGTGCCATGAAACACACGCCTCCGCCAGAAGACACCAGCGCCGAACGGTTCGAACTGGCGCGGGTGCAGACGGCGGCGCTGGTCATCATCGCCTTTGCCGTGGTCCTGTTCCTGCTGGTGCAGGCGCGGTTCATCCTGATCTCGCTCGCCGTGGCGATCATCCTCTTTTCACTGACGGCGGACATCATCAGCTTTATCGCGCGCCAGCGCATCGGGCCCGTCAGAATCCCGAACTGGATCGCCAGCATCGTGGCGCTGCTGCTGATCGGCGCGGCGCTGCTGAGCGTGACCTCGATCATCGTCGCACAGGTGAATACAATCCTGCAGATCACCCTGGCCTACGCAGAGCGCGCGCCCGATGCCATCGCCGCCCTCTTCGCCTGGGCCGGTGCTGATACCGAAGCCGCCGTCCTGAATTCCATGCGCACGATCGAGCTGTCGGGCTATCTACGCGGGGCCGCAGGCGGGGCCACCAGCCTGACGCAGGGCACGGTGCTGGTGATCCTCTTCGTGGGTTTTCTCTTTGCCGAGCGGGTCTGGTTCCAGACCAAACTGCTGAATTTCACCGGCAGCCCGGCGCAGGCGCAGCGGATCGGGCGGATCATCACTTCGATCATCCACCGGGTGAACTACTACCTGCTGGTCAAGACCGGCATCAGCCTTGTCACAGGCGCCATGACCTACGTACTGGCGCAAGCCTTCGGGATGGAGGTCGCGATGCCGCTGGGGGTCATCACCTTCGTGCTGAACTTCATTCCCAATGTCGGATCCATCGTGGCGACGGGGCTGGTGGCGCTGGCGGCTTATGTGCAGTTCGGCGATCCGTGGCTGACGACCGTCATCTTTGCCATTGCGAGCGTCATCCAGTTCATGAATGGCTCGATCATCGACCCCATGCTGATGGGGCGTGCGTTGCGGCTGTCGTCCTTCGGCATCCTGCTGAGCCTTGCGTTCTGGGGGGCGGTCTGGGGCGTGCCGGGGATGTTCCTGTCGGTGCCGATCATGGTCATGCTGCTGGTGGTCTGCAGCCATGTGCCGTCCCTGCGCCCCATCGCGATCCTTTTGTCGCGCGAGGGGTTGCCGGAAACCGAAGGCATGCTGGACCGCGACAGCGCGCCCGGCAGCCGCTAGCGCGCCATCACGAAAGTCAGCGCGATTGCCAACTCCAGTCCCGCCGCCACCAGGATCGCGCGGCTGGCGCTGCCACTGGCATAGGTCCAGATGCCCGTGACGGCGATGCCGCCAAAGGTCAGCGCCGCAGCCCAGACCGTGCCGTCGCGCAGTGGTCCCGGGCCTGTGCCACGCAGTACCCAGAAAAAGACGGCCAACCCCAGAAACAGGGGCGCGGCCCGGCGGCCCAGAAAGGCGGCACCGGCGTCAGGGGCCACGCCGTAGAGCGCGATGTAGTGCCCCGGCGAGACGAGGAAGACCGCAAAGAGCGCCACGCAAAGGACCGACGTCGCGACACAGAGCACCGCGAACATCAGGCGTCATCCAGATGCAGGTAAACTCGGCGGTTCTGGCGGCCCTTCTTTTCGATCCGGCCGATATGAACGCGCCCGACCTCTGACGTCCAGCCGACGTGGGTGCCGCCGCAGGGTTGCAGGTCGGCAGTGGCGTCGCCTTCACCGATGCGGATGAGGCGGATCTGACCCTGCCCGCGCGGCGGTTTCACGGTGAGTGTCTTCACCAAGCCCGGTTGCGCGTCCAGCGCGGCCTCGGTGATCCATTCGGTCAGCACCGGCAGATCGCGGGCGATCAGATCATTCATCGCCTTTTCCAGCGCCGCCTTGTCCTGCGGGGCCTGATCCATGTCGAAATCCAGACGGCCCTTGTCGGCGGCGATCTGGCCGCCGGTGACGGGGCGCGGAATGACCACCGACAGCAGATGCAGCGCCGTATGCACGCGCATCATCCGGTGGCGGCGGTCCCAGACCAGCGCCTGCCTGACCCGCGTGCCAAGGGGCGGCAGGGGCGACGGCTCTGCCGGCACAAGGACGATGTCGGTCCCCTGCCCCTTGACCGTCGTCGCGATGTCGATGGCGCCGTCGTCCCAGACCAGACGCCCCGCATCGCCCGGCTGACCGCCCGAGGTGGGATAG from Loktanella sp. M215 includes the following:
- a CDS encoding AI-2E family transporter — protein: MKHTPPPEDTSAERFELARVQTAALVIIAFAVVLFLLVQARFILISLAVAIILFSLTADIISFIARQRIGPVRIPNWIASIVALLLIGAALLSVTSIIVAQVNTILQITLAYAERAPDAIAALFAWAGADTEAAVLNSMRTIELSGYLRGAAGGATSLTQGTVLVILFVGFLFAERVWFQTKLLNFTGSPAQAQRIGRIITSIIHRVNYYLLVKTGISLVTGAMTYVLAQAFGMEVAMPLGVITFVLNFIPNVGSIVATGLVALAAYVQFGDPWLTTVIFAIASVIQFMNGSIIDPMLMGRALRLSSFGILLSLAFWGAVWGVPGMFLSVPIMVMLLVVCSHVPSLRPIAILLSREGLPETEGMLDRDSAPGSR
- a CDS encoding alanyl-tRNA editing protein; this translates as MTRALYHDDAYLREAQGQVVGHTFEGGIVLDATIFYPTSGGQPGDAGRLVWDDGAIDIATTVKGQGTDIVLVPAEPSPLPPLGTRVRQALVWDRRHRMMRVHTALHLLSVVIPRPVTGGQIAADKGRLDFDMDQAPQDKAALEKAMNDLIARDLPVLTEWITEAALDAQPGLVKTLTVKPPRGQGQIRLIRIGEGDATADLQPCGGTHVGWTSEVGRVHIGRIEKKGRQNRRVYLHLDDA